A part of Sulfurimonas sp. HSL-1716 genomic DNA contains:
- the htpG gene encoding molecular chaperone HtpG, whose protein sequence is MAKHQFQTEANQILHLMIHSLYSNKEIFLRELISNGSDALDKLNMLVLTDEKYKNVQFDPRIDIIPNKENKTLTIKDSGIGMNEEDLINNIGTIAKSGTKAFIESLSGDQKKDSQLIGQFGVGFYAAFMVAGKVEVVTKKAGEEQAYIWTSTGNGEFDLDKTERDGHGTTITLYLNDDENEFLEEYRISSIIEKYSNHIPFAIFMDKEHYTPAKKDDEGKEIEAEKTEIVNEQINKANALWTISKSEISDDEYKDFYKSIAHDSTDPLTWIHNKAEGAIEYTTLFYIPTNAPMDMYRVDYQPGIKLYINRVFITDDEKELMPTYLRFLRGVIDSKDLPLNVSREILQNNAVLAKIKNASVKKILSELSKMAKNDAEKYDTFIKEFGNVLKEGLYSDYANREKILDLLRFSTLNSDEKTSLEEFVKNVDAQKKEIYYITAKSTVSMLKNNPALERFKAKGIDVLILNEEVDTIVFPMVSKYKEYKLVNVSDAKFEESEEDKKAKEESKKEYEPLTKEFKDTLKDDVKDVEVTFDLTDSAVAIKEDKEDPSFMMAQMMRQMGQGGDVPMPKPILQINPNHELIKKLKDSADQNLINDAAHVLLDQAKLFNGMEIEDIPSFITKLNRIITKAL, encoded by the coding sequence ATGGCAAAACATCAATTTCAAACTGAAGCAAATCAAATACTACACCTTATGATCCACTCTTTGTACTCCAACAAAGAGATCTTTTTGCGCGAACTTATCTCAAACGGTTCTGATGCATTAGATAAACTCAATATGCTGGTCCTTACGGATGAAAAATATAAAAACGTACAGTTCGACCCTCGTATAGATATCATACCTAACAAAGAAAATAAAACATTAACTATCAAAGACAGCGGTATCGGTATGAACGAAGAGGATCTAATAAATAACATAGGAACTATCGCAAAATCCGGTACAAAAGCATTCATCGAAAGTCTGAGCGGCGATCAGAAAAAAGACTCTCAGCTTATCGGACAGTTCGGCGTCGGTTTTTATGCCGCGTTCATGGTTGCAGGCAAAGTAGAAGTCGTAACGAAAAAAGCCGGTGAAGAGCAGGCATATATCTGGACAAGCACAGGAAACGGAGAGTTCGATCTTGACAAAACCGAGCGCGACGGACACGGTACGACGATCACTCTTTATCTAAACGATGATGAAAACGAGTTCTTAGAAGAGTACAGAATATCAAGCATTATAGAAAAATACTCCAACCATATCCCTTTTGCGATCTTTATGGACAAAGAGCACTATACTCCTGCAAAGAAAGATGATGAAGGCAAAGAGATCGAAGCAGAAAAGACAGAGATCGTAAATGAGCAGATAAATAAAGCGAACGCGCTGTGGACTATCTCAAAATCGGAGATAAGCGACGATGAATATAAAGATTTTTACAAAAGTATCGCTCATGATTCTACCGATCCTCTTACTTGGATACACAACAAAGCAGAAGGCGCCATAGAATACACCACTCTGTTTTATATACCAACAAATGCACCAATGGATATGTACCGCGTAGATTATCAGCCCGGCATAAAACTTTACATCAACCGTGTGTTCATCACGGACGATGAAAAAGAGCTGATGCCTACATACCTGCGTTTCTTAAGAGGTGTGATCGACTCAAAAGACCTTCCGCTTAACGTAAGCCGCGAGATACTTCAAAACAACGCCGTACTTGCGAAGATCAAAAACGCTTCGGTCAAAAAAATATTGTCCGAACTCTCGAAGATGGCTAAAAACGACGCAGAAAAATACGATACTTTCATCAAAGAGTTCGGCAACGTTTTAAAAGAGGGGCTGTATTCAGACTATGCGAACCGTGAAAAGATCTTAGACCTGCTAAGATTCAGCACTCTCAACTCGGATGAGAAAACATCTCTTGAAGAGTTTGTAAAAAATGTCGATGCCCAGAAAAAAGAGATCTACTACATCACTGCAAAATCGACTGTAAGCATGCTCAAAAACAATCCTGCCCTTGAGAGATTCAAAGCAAAAGGGATCGACGTACTTATCTTAAACGAAGAGGTCGACACTATCGTCTTCCCTATGGTAAGCAAATACAAAGAGTATAAGCTTGTAAATGTCTCCGACGCAAAATTCGAAGAGAGCGAAGAGGACAAAAAAGCCAAAGAGGAGAGCAAAAAAGAGTACGAACCGTTGACAAAAGAGTTCAAAGATACACTTAAAGATGATGTCAAAGATGTCGAAGTGACATTTGATCTTACCGACTCTGCCGTTGCGATCAAAGAGGATAAAGAGGATCCGTCGTTCATGATGGCTCAGATGATGAGACAGATGGGTCAAGGCGGCGACGTACCGATGCCAAAACCGATACTGCAGATCAATCCAAATCATGAACTGATCAAAAAACTAAAAGACTCCGCAGATCAGAACCTCATCAACGATGCCGCGCATGTTCTTCTTGATCAGGCAAAACTGTTCAACGGTATGGAGATCGAAGATATCCCTTCGTTTATCACAAAACTCAACCGCATAATAACAAAAGCTCTGTAA